From a single Paraburkholderia sp. D15 genomic region:
- the gatB gene encoding Asp-tRNA(Asn)/Glu-tRNA(Gln) amidotransferase subunit GatB: MTKQWEVVIGLETHAQLSTESKIFSGSPTRFGAAPNTQASPVDLALPGTLPVMNRGAVERAIQFGLAIGATVAPRSIFARKNYFYPDLPKGYQISQYEIPVVQGGQVTIQVPANEKAGKEAYEKVVNLTRAHLEEDAGKSLHEDFAGMTGIDLNRAGTPLLEIVTEPEMRSAAEAVAYAKTLHTLVTWLGICDGNMQEGSFRCDANVSVRPVGQVEFGTRAEIKNLNSFRFLEEAIQYEVRRQIELIEDGGTVVQETRLYDPDKRETRSMRSKEDAHDYRYFPDPDLMPLVIDAAWIERVKSEMTELPEAIQQRFVSQYGLTPYDANVLTSSKAMAAYYEAVVVKVGPSHAKVAANWVMGEVSSQLNREGLEIGDCPVSAAQLALVLQRIADGTISNKIAKEIFLAIWEEKATDETAADRIIEAKGLKQISDTGALEAIIDEVLAANQKSVEEFRAGKEKAFNALIGQAMKATKGKANPAQVNELLKKKLS, translated from the coding sequence ATGACCAAGCAATGGGAAGTCGTGATCGGTCTGGAGACCCACGCGCAACTGTCGACCGAGTCGAAAATCTTCTCGGGCTCGCCGACCCGCTTCGGCGCCGCGCCGAACACGCAGGCGAGCCCCGTCGATCTGGCGTTGCCGGGCACGTTGCCGGTGATGAACCGCGGCGCCGTCGAGCGCGCGATCCAGTTCGGCCTCGCGATCGGCGCGACGGTCGCGCCGCGCAGCATCTTCGCGCGCAAGAATTATTTCTATCCCGATCTGCCGAAGGGCTACCAGATCAGCCAGTACGAGATCCCGGTCGTGCAGGGCGGCCAGGTGACGATTCAGGTCCCGGCCAACGAGAAGGCGGGCAAGGAAGCGTACGAGAAGGTCGTCAACCTGACGCGCGCGCACCTTGAGGAAGACGCGGGCAAGTCGCTGCACGAAGACTTCGCGGGCATGACCGGCATCGATCTGAATCGCGCGGGCACGCCGCTGCTCGAAATCGTCACCGAGCCGGAAATGCGCAGCGCGGCCGAAGCGGTCGCCTATGCGAAGACGCTGCATACGCTCGTCACATGGCTCGGCATCTGCGACGGCAACATGCAGGAAGGCTCGTTCCGTTGCGATGCGAACGTGTCGGTGCGTCCGGTCGGTCAGGTCGAATTCGGCACGCGCGCCGAGATCAAGAACCTGAACTCGTTCCGCTTCCTCGAAGAAGCGATTCAGTACGAAGTGCGCCGTCAGATCGAACTGATCGAAGACGGTGGCACCGTGGTGCAGGAAACGCGTCTGTACGATCCGGACAAGCGCGAGACCCGTTCCATGCGCAGCAAGGAAGACGCGCACGACTACCGCTATTTCCCCGACCCCGATCTGATGCCGCTCGTGATCGACGCCGCGTGGATCGAGCGTGTGAAGAGCGAGATGACCGAGCTGCCGGAAGCGATCCAGCAGCGCTTCGTGTCGCAATACGGGTTGACGCCGTACGACGCGAACGTGCTGACGTCGAGCAAGGCGATGGCGGCGTACTACGAAGCGGTGGTCGTCAAGGTCGGCCCGTCGCATGCGAAGGTCGCGGCGAACTGGGTGATGGGCGAAGTGTCGTCGCAACTGAATCGCGAAGGGCTGGAGATCGGCGACTGCCCGGTGTCGGCCGCGCAACTCGCGCTGGTGCTGCAACGTATCGCCGACGGCACGATCTCGAACAAGATCGCCAAGGAGATTTTCCTCGCGATCTGGGAAGAGAAAGCCACCGACGAAACCGCCGCTGACCGCATCATCGAAGCGAAGGGTTTGAAGCAGATTTCGGATACCGGCGCGCTGGAAGCGATCATCGACGAAGTGCTGGCCGCCAACCAGAAGTCGGTCGAGGAATTCCGCGCGGGCAAGGAAAAGGCGTTCAACGCGCTGATCGGCCAGGCGATGAAGG